A region of Thermococcus piezophilus DNA encodes the following proteins:
- a CDS encoding ABC transporter permease, protein MSLGSSIVPILVTSLMAMVPIVLTSVGAVVSERAGIVNIGYEGIIMISAFFGAILAEVSGSWFIGLLGGAFVGALLGMLHGFITVYLKGDHIIPGIGINLLAMGLVPFGIVAYWGTAGQHQVPDTVRVPNWNTTYGNISPMILVTLVITFVTYWVLFKTPLGLRIRAMGENPEAADAIGLNVEKYRFWAAVYGAALAGLAGAYISIDWVGAVTKNVAAGRGFIALANMVFSGWNPLMALVGGFLFGFFDTLAIWVQSSQVVPWQFVQMLPYVMTIIIVAGIIGKVRPPKWDGRPYKRE, encoded by the coding sequence ATGAGCCTCGGATCATCAATCGTCCCAATCCTAGTGACCTCCCTGATGGCCATGGTGCCCATAGTCCTTACGAGCGTTGGTGCGGTTGTCAGCGAGCGCGCTGGAATAGTCAACATCGGCTACGAGGGAATCATAATGATAAGTGCCTTCTTCGGCGCTATTTTGGCAGAAGTCAGTGGAAGCTGGTTCATCGGCCTTCTTGGAGGAGCCTTCGTCGGCGCCCTTCTCGGAATGCTCCACGGCTTCATCACGGTCTACCTCAAGGGAGACCACATCATCCCGGGTATTGGTATAAACCTCCTCGCCATGGGTCTCGTCCCCTTCGGTATCGTGGCATACTGGGGAACGGCAGGTCAGCACCAGGTTCCAGACACCGTCAGGGTTCCCAACTGGAACACCACCTACGGGAACATCAGTCCCATGATACTAGTGACCCTTGTCATAACTTTCGTCACCTACTGGGTGCTCTTCAAAACGCCGCTTGGGCTAAGGATAAGGGCCATGGGTGAGAACCCAGAGGCGGCAGATGCCATAGGCCTGAACGTTGAGAAGTACCGCTTCTGGGCGGCAGTGTACGGTGCCGCACTGGCGGGTCTCGCTGGAGCATACATCAGTATAGACTGGGTCGGAGCGGTCACCAAGAACGTTGCAGCTGGAAGGGGTTTCATAGCGCTCGCCAACATGGTGTTCAGCGGCTGGAACCCGCTAATGGCTCTGGTCGGAGGATTCCTCTTCGGATTCTTTGACACGCTGGCAATATGGGTCCAGTCCAGCCAGGTCGTTCCGTGGCAGTTCGTCCAGATGCTGCCCTACGTGATGACCATCATCATTGTGGCTGGAATAATAGGAAAGGTCCGCCCGCCCAAGTGGGACGGCAGGCCCTACAAGAGGGAGTGA
- a CDS encoding heparan-alpha-glucosaminide N-acetyltransferase domain-containing protein, giving the protein MLGAEVYSRGRFWEVDFLRGIGITMVVLSNFVTDLQLFLNYSGHPFFWKAFVYATASILVFVSGLSFWISYSRTIKKNPRPYAKYFRRFLKLFGPAC; this is encoded by the coding sequence ATGCTCGGAGCCGAGGTGTACTCTCGCGGACGCTTCTGGGAGGTTGACTTCCTCAGGGGGATAGGCATCACTATGGTGGTTCTCTCCAACTTCGTCACGGATTTACAGCTCTTCCTGAACTATTCAGGACATCCCTTCTTCTGGAAGGCTTTCGTCTATGCAACGGCATCGATACTCGTCTTCGTCTCCGGCCTCTCCTTCTGGATAAGTTACTCCCGGACGATCAAAAAGAACCCCCGTCCCTACGCCAAGTACTTTAGGAGATTCCTTAAGCTCTTCGGCCCGGCATGCTGA
- a CDS encoding FKBP-type peptidyl-prolyl cis-trans isomerase, translated as MVKVQKGDVIRLHYTGKVKETGEIFDTTYEEVAKKAGIYNEKGIYGPVPIAVGAGHVLKGLDEQLEGLEVGKKYEIIIPPEKGFGKRDPKLIKTFTLGQFRRQGIFPFPGMPVEIETESGRKLKGKVLTVSGGRVRVDFNHPYAGKHLVYEVEVVEKIEDPIDKVKALIELRMPMVKPEEVIIEVGEKDVSVDFSNVGIDRNTLVLGEILLESDLKFIGYEEVKLKPSVDELLKPPEKEEQVTELEEEVSEPLIEKAEEEKPAEETTETEGVKAEESEEKKEETSEGEEVKEEPETRKEEQAEEKPKKKSTKKSKTTRKRSTSAKKRKTTKKKTEKPAESAEEKTEETE; from the coding sequence ATGGTCAAGGTTCAGAAGGGAGACGTCATAAGGCTTCACTACACCGGCAAGGTCAAAGAAACCGGGGAGATTTTTGACACCACCTATGAGGAGGTTGCCAAAAAGGCCGGCATCTACAACGAGAAGGGCATCTACGGCCCTGTCCCGATAGCGGTTGGAGCTGGCCACGTGCTTAAGGGCCTTGACGAGCAGCTTGAGGGGTTAGAAGTCGGCAAGAAGTACGAGATAATTATCCCGCCCGAGAAAGGCTTTGGAAAGCGCGACCCCAAGCTCATCAAGACATTCACCCTCGGCCAGTTCAGGAGGCAGGGCATCTTCCCGTTCCCCGGAATGCCGGTTGAGATAGAGACCGAGAGCGGCAGGAAGCTCAAGGGCAAGGTCCTCACCGTCAGTGGCGGCAGGGTGAGGGTTGACTTCAACCACCCCTATGCCGGCAAGCACCTCGTCTATGAGGTCGAGGTCGTCGAGAAGATAGAGGACCCGATAGATAAGGTCAAGGCCCTCATAGAGCTCCGCATGCCAATGGTCAAGCCGGAGGAGGTCATCATCGAGGTCGGTGAGAAAGACGTCAGCGTTGACTTTAGCAATGTCGGGATAGACAGAAACACCCTCGTTCTCGGCGAGATACTCCTTGAGAGCGACCTCAAGTTCATAGGCTACGAGGAAGTCAAGTTAAAGCCAAGCGTCGACGAGCTTCTCAAGCCACCGGAAAAGGAAGAGCAGGTCACAGAGCTCGAGGAGGAGGTCAGCGAGCCGCTCATCGAGAAGGCCGAGGAAGAGAAGCCTGCTGAAGAGACCACCGAAACTGAGGGAGTGAAGGCCGAGGAAAGCGAGGAGAAGAAGGAAGAGACTTCCGAGGGCGAGGAGGTCAAGGAGGAGCCAGAGACCAGGAAAGAAGAGCAGGCTGAGGAGAAACCGAAGAAGAAGTCCACCAAGAAGTCCAAAACCACCCGAAAGAGGAGCACCTCAGCCAAGAAGAGGAAAACTACCAAAAAGAAGACCGAGAAGCCAGCCGAGAGTGCCGAGGAGAAGACGGAAGAGACTGAGTGA
- a CDS encoding heparan-alpha-glucosaminide N-acetyltransferase domain-containing protein, whose translation MPFYRFGKLNLLWAAFLHPRLPLGEKPNRPCMASSPGITFKGFSSPDYFPIFPWFGIYFLSLTAGSAFYPEGMRKKELRIPANPLVLAFCLAGRHTLVIYLVHQPLLVGLLMLIYGPLPGISL comes from the coding sequence ATTCCCTTCTACCGCTTTGGGAAACTTAATCTCTTGTGGGCGGCCTTTCTTCATCCTCGGCTCCCTCTGGGTGAGAAACCTAATCGGCCCTGCATGGCTTCTTCCCCCGGAATAACCTTCAAAGGTTTTTCTTCCCCGGACTACTTCCCGATATTTCCCTGGTTTGGGATTTACTTCCTCAGTCTCACAGCAGGCAGCGCCTTCTATCCTGAGGGAATGAGGAAAAAGGAGCTGAGAATTCCCGCAAACCCTCTCGTTTTAGCCTTCTGCTTGGCCGGCAGGCACACTCTCGTCATATACCTCGTCCATCAGCCCCTGCTGGTTGGTCTTCTCATGCTGATTTACGGCCCTCTTCCAGGGATTTCCCTTTAG
- the mrtA gene encoding CPBP family archaeomyxosortase MrtA yields MELKRNPWLLYALSLVFIPLVWGRGDNVFGWAAYNAAFYVVLPLAVGYLLGFKPRELGFQLGNRKGYRWFVVLFLISIPISLYGTGVPEMKNYYPIFAYSNWTDVLLKELAVGAIMFAHEAFYRGILLFPLAKKNEWLAILAQDVPYTLVHIGKPGIEIPYAFFAGIVFAKMDLRGKSFLPSFLLHWFGSVLFDVMCILL; encoded by the coding sequence ATGGAACTGAAGCGAAACCCCTGGCTTCTCTATGCGCTCTCCCTTGTGTTCATTCCCCTTGTCTGGGGTAGGGGAGACAATGTTTTCGGGTGGGCGGCTTACAACGCGGCTTTTTACGTCGTTCTGCCGTTGGCCGTTGGTTACCTTCTCGGTTTTAAGCCAAGAGAACTCGGCTTTCAACTTGGAAACCGCAAGGGTTACAGGTGGTTTGTCGTTCTCTTTTTGATCTCGATCCCGATAAGCTTGTATGGGACGGGGGTTCCCGAGATGAAAAACTACTATCCAATATTCGCTTACTCCAACTGGACCGACGTTCTCCTCAAAGAGCTTGCTGTTGGTGCGATAATGTTCGCCCACGAGGCCTTCTATCGGGGGATATTACTCTTCCCGCTGGCGAAGAAAAATGAATGGCTAGCTATACTGGCCCAGGATGTTCCCTACACCTTAGTTCACATCGGAAAGCCTGGTATCGAAATCCCCTACGCATTCTTTGCGGGAATAGTCTTTGCAAAAATGGATTTGAGGGGTAAGAGCTTCCTTCCTAGCTTTCTCCTCCACTGGTTCGGCTCGGTCCTCTTCGACGTCATGTGCATTCTCCTTTGA
- a CDS encoding ABC transporter permease, producing the protein MNEKVKGFLKPLAESLLAVFIGFFLGAIILLAFGYSPFEAYYWLLRGSLGSASGVASTLSYATPIMLTALTFAISARTGIFNIGAEGSVYFGAIAAIIFTNVYGNVLFGLLMGMLVGAMWGLPAAFLKVFRGVHEVISTIMLNWIAWYAVLYLVTGPYANPSDPNKTILVPESARLPLLGGSNLSVGFILAIVASIIVYYILWHTELGFGMRASGMNPKGAEYGGIDPKKAIIWSFVIGGFASGLAGAVEVMGRPPTYAISQGMANINGYGFDGIGVALVGRNHPLGIILAAMFFGMLRAGTTMMQIGAGVPLEIIYVIQGIIVVAVAIPGLIDIFRNLRRVRA; encoded by the coding sequence GTGAATGAAAAAGTGAAGGGCTTCCTCAAACCGCTCGCGGAGAGCCTGCTGGCGGTGTTCATTGGATTCTTCTTAGGTGCAATAATCCTCCTAGCGTTCGGTTACAGCCCCTTTGAGGCCTATTATTGGCTCCTAAGGGGTTCTCTCGGTTCCGCATCAGGAGTAGCTTCCACACTTAGCTATGCCACTCCTATCATGCTTACCGCCCTGACATTCGCAATAAGCGCTAGGACAGGAATCTTTAACATCGGTGCTGAGGGTTCTGTTTACTTCGGAGCAATAGCTGCGATAATATTCACCAACGTCTACGGCAACGTCCTCTTTGGGCTCCTCATGGGCATGCTGGTTGGGGCGATGTGGGGCCTTCCAGCAGCTTTCCTCAAGGTCTTCCGCGGTGTTCACGAAGTTATCTCAACTATCATGCTCAACTGGATAGCCTGGTATGCCGTCCTCTACCTCGTCACTGGCCCATATGCCAATCCCAGCGACCCTAACAAGACCATTCTCGTCCCGGAAAGCGCAAGACTTCCGCTCCTCGGCGGCTCAAATCTGTCAGTGGGGTTTATACTTGCCATCGTAGCTTCCATCATCGTTTACTACATCCTCTGGCACACTGAGCTGGGCTTCGGCATGAGGGCCAGCGGCATGAATCCGAAGGGTGCAGAGTACGGGGGAATCGATCCAAAGAAAGCGATAATATGGTCATTTGTCATAGGCGGATTTGCTAGTGGTCTTGCTGGCGCCGTTGAGGTCATGGGAAGACCTCCAACTTATGCCATAAGCCAGGGAATGGCCAACATCAACGGCTATGGTTTCGACGGAATAGGTGTTGCCCTCGTCGGAAGAAATCACCCACTAGGCATAATCCTCGCGGCAATGTTCTTTGGCATGCTCCGTGCCGGAACAACAATGATGCAGATTGGAGCAGGGGTTCCGCTTGAGATTATCTACGTCATTCAGGGTATAATCGTCGTTGCCGTCGCGATTCCTGGTCTGATTGACATATTCAGGAACTTGAGGAGGGTGAGGGCATGA
- a CDS encoding metal ABC transporter solute-binding protein, Zn/Mn family: protein MRAGTLLIALLLIGSFIPLTSGAGEKPLVVTSIAPLAAIVQDAFGDSVEVVYIIPLGADPHEYQLTASQIELLRQADIIVTTGGHLPVEKKIAELKAEGTITGEALFIDDYKANGFRYLKEHWYNEKDNPHGIWLDPYNALAIAQATEKALEKADPHNAELYRKGFECFNERVITIVESYRAILTENLTAIIQMPSNQYALEWLGITAVASIKPEEEVPALGVDELVEKAAEADLIVYGHESPEQLTDAAKELAVKSRKSPAEITVFWKDRPYTEVLIENSAAVIKALEEKPPEKLAEARTDVTRYVVVSIIVGLVLGTALGVILKK, encoded by the coding sequence ATGAGGGCGGGAACTCTACTCATAGCGTTGCTTTTAATCGGATCATTCATTCCACTCACCAGTGGGGCTGGAGAAAAGCCCCTCGTGGTGACGAGTATAGCACCTTTGGCAGCGATAGTTCAAGATGCCTTCGGGGATTCCGTGGAGGTTGTTTACATAATCCCTCTTGGCGCAGATCCGCACGAGTATCAGCTGACAGCAAGCCAAATCGAGCTCCTGCGCCAGGCAGATATCATAGTGACTACCGGGGGCCATTTACCCGTGGAAAAGAAAATCGCCGAGCTGAAGGCTGAAGGGACAATAACCGGCGAGGCCCTCTTCATAGACGATTACAAGGCCAATGGCTTTCGCTATCTAAAAGAGCACTGGTACAACGAGAAGGACAATCCCCACGGGATATGGCTTGATCCCTACAATGCCCTAGCGATTGCCCAGGCGACAGAAAAAGCCCTGGAAAAAGCCGACCCCCACAACGCCGAGCTTTACAGGAAGGGCTTTGAATGCTTCAATGAGAGAGTCATAACCATCGTAGAATCCTACAGGGCCATTTTGACGGAAAACCTTACCGCAATCATCCAGATGCCCTCCAACCAGTACGCCTTAGAGTGGCTTGGAATAACGGCGGTAGCCTCGATAAAGCCTGAGGAAGAAGTTCCAGCCTTGGGTGTCGATGAGCTAGTTGAGAAGGCCGCCGAGGCAGATCTAATCGTCTACGGCCACGAGAGCCCGGAGCAGTTAACGGACGCAGCCAAGGAGTTAGCTGTAAAGAGCAGGAAGTCCCCAGCCGAGATAACGGTCTTCTGGAAGGACAGACCCTATACAGAGGTGCTTATAGAGAACAGTGCCGCGGTGATCAAGGCGCTCGAAGAAAAGCCCCCTGAAAAACTAGCCGAGGCTAGGACAGACGTCACACGGTATGTCGTCGTTTCCATCATTGTTGGTCTTGTCTTAGGAACCGCTCTTGGAGTAATACTCAAGAAGTGA
- a CDS encoding phosphoribosyltransferase yields MKKFPAYLASWDDIEKWAKECAWKVLEDGWRPDVIVGLARGGWITARLYCDYLGVKDLVSLKVEHWGVTATPDGKARLKYGSNYDMSGKNVLIVDDISDTGESLTLAKNYVESQNPAEVRAATLLTIRGSRFNPDYYGEEIDWAWIVFPWNFVEDMINLVNNIFEEKEALTTDEIVELFKELHGIEVPKGRLEEALRMAERRKVFKFRDGAWRKA; encoded by the coding sequence ATGAAGAAGTTTCCGGCTTATCTTGCTTCTTGGGACGATATAGAGAAGTGGGCAAAGGAGTGCGCATGGAAGGTTCTTGAAGACGGCTGGAGACCGGACGTTATAGTCGGTCTTGCCAGAGGCGGCTGGATTACAGCAAGGCTTTACTGCGACTACCTCGGTGTTAAGGACCTCGTCAGCCTCAAGGTGGAGCACTGGGGCGTTACAGCCACTCCGGACGGAAAGGCAAGACTCAAGTACGGCAGCAACTACGACATGAGCGGAAAGAATGTTCTTATCGTGGACGACATCAGTGACACTGGAGAGAGCTTAACCCTGGCAAAGAATTACGTGGAGAGCCAGAATCCGGCGGAGGTTAGGGCGGCAACACTGCTTACAATAAGAGGCTCCCGCTTCAACCCAGACTACTACGGCGAGGAGATTGACTGGGCCTGGATAGTCTTCCCCTGGAACTTCGTGGAGGACATGATAAATCTCGTCAACAACATCTTCGAGGAGAAGGAAGCCCTAACCACCGATGAAATCGTCGAGCTCTTCAAGGAGCTCCACGGCATTGAGGTTCCAAAAGGCAGACTTGAGGAAGCCCTCAGAATGGCCGAGCGCAGGAAGGTTTTTAAGTTCCGCGACGGAGCCTGGCGCAAAGCCTGA
- the cysS gene encoding cysteine--tRNA ligase: protein MAIRVYNTLTKQKEEFRPLREGEVRMYVCGPTVYDYTHLGHARTYIAFDVIRRYLEHRGYTVLMVMNFTDIDDKIIRRANETGEDPKELAEKFLRYFLEDMKALNVKPADIYPRVTEHIQDIIDFVKKLQEKGYAYEGSDGVYFEVRKFKGYGKLSGIKLEELVKGARVEPGEGKKNPEDFALWKKAKPGEPKWDSPWDEGRPGWHIECSTMSTKYLGESFDIHGGGNDLIFPHHENEIAQSEACTGHEWVKYWLHTGFVMVSGEKMSKSLGNFVTIRELLEKYSPEVIRFFVLQKHYRSPLDYTEEGIQHAKNNLERLYNTLENIRIALERAEISFRWGSEEFELYETIREARKKFYNAMDDDFNTAEAMKPIFEVSNAVNRYLTKVENTKESVLRKAMEFFRMVSEIFGIFEDYFKEEKAGSEETLIELLIEVRAELRKQRNFTLADKIRDELKALGIQLEDTPQGTVWKRINV, encoded by the coding sequence ATGGCCATTAGAGTGTACAACACCCTGACGAAGCAGAAGGAGGAGTTCAGGCCCCTGAGAGAAGGGGAGGTCAGAATGTACGTCTGCGGTCCAACGGTTTACGATTACACCCACCTCGGTCACGCCAGAACCTACATAGCCTTCGACGTCATCAGGCGCTACCTCGAGCACAGAGGTTATACTGTTCTCATGGTCATGAACTTCACCGACATAGACGACAAGATTATCAGGCGCGCCAACGAGACCGGCGAAGACCCTAAGGAGCTCGCTGAGAAGTTCCTTCGCTACTTCCTAGAGGACATGAAAGCTCTAAATGTTAAGCCGGCCGACATCTATCCGCGCGTTACGGAGCACATTCAGGACATTATAGACTTCGTGAAGAAGCTCCAGGAAAAGGGATACGCCTACGAGGGGAGCGATGGAGTCTACTTCGAGGTCAGGAAGTTTAAGGGCTATGGTAAGCTGAGCGGAATAAAGCTTGAAGAGCTGGTTAAGGGAGCGAGGGTCGAGCCCGGCGAAGGCAAGAAGAACCCCGAGGACTTCGCCCTCTGGAAGAAGGCCAAGCCCGGAGAGCCTAAGTGGGACAGCCCATGGGACGAGGGGAGGCCAGGCTGGCACATCGAGTGCTCCACGATGAGCACGAAGTACCTCGGTGAGAGCTTCGACATCCACGGAGGCGGAAACGACCTCATCTTCCCGCACCACGAAAATGAAATCGCTCAGAGCGAGGCCTGCACGGGTCATGAGTGGGTCAAGTACTGGCTGCACACGGGCTTCGTTATGGTCAGCGGCGAAAAGATGAGCAAGAGCCTCGGCAACTTTGTAACGATTAGGGAGCTCCTCGAGAAGTACTCGCCCGAGGTCATCCGCTTCTTCGTCCTCCAAAAGCACTATCGCTCACCACTGGATTACACAGAGGAAGGCATCCAGCACGCCAAGAACAACCTTGAGAGGCTCTACAACACGCTGGAGAACATTAGGATTGCCCTAGAGAGGGCGGAGATTTCCTTCAGGTGGGGCAGTGAAGAGTTCGAGCTCTACGAGACCATCAGGGAAGCGAGGAAGAAGTTCTACAATGCGATGGACGACGACTTTAACACAGCCGAAGCCATGAAACCAATCTTTGAAGTTTCAAATGCCGTGAACAGGTACCTCACCAAAGTGGAGAATACGAAGGAGAGCGTCCTCAGGAAGGCCATGGAGTTCTTCAGGATGGTAAGCGAGATATTCGGCATTTTTGAGGACTACTTCAAGGAGGAGAAGGCAGGGAGCGAGGAGACGCTGATAGAACTCCTCATAGAAGTCAGGGCCGAACTTAGAAAACAGCGCAACTTTACTTTAGCCGATAAAATCAGAGACGAGCTTAAAGCGCTGGGCATACAGCTCGAGGACACCCCCCAGGGGACGGTTTGGAAGAGGATTAACGTTTGA
- a CDS encoding ABC transporter ATP-binding protein: MEEVPLIQMKNIVKVYSDGTKALKGVDFSVKKGEIHGLLGENGAGKTTLMKILSGMIKPTEGKIYINGEEVHFKSPADALEKGIGIVHQHFTLVEVFNALENIILGMEGHSLFSKIDVVKATEKLQKLMDELNFQVPLDIPVEKLPVGVQQRIEILKMLFRDVDILILDEPTAVLTPIEVKELFRVLNLLKSQGKTIIFISHKLKEVIEITDRVTVLRKGELIGTIDTKNATPQVLAKMMVGREVVLRVEKPPKEPGAPILKVENLWVKGDRGEDAVKGLSFEVHAGEIFGIAGVEGNGQTELIDAITGLRTVERGKIILNGKDITDRPPRELYDLGLAHIPEDRINMGLIVDMSVAENSILGLQWREKFKGPLNSIRWNAVREHAKKLVEQFDVVVPGINAPAKSLSGGNQQKLIVAREVSKEPVLIVASQPTRGVDVASTEYIRNYLVKLRNENKAVLLVSADLDEVTQLSDRMAVMYEGEFMGIVKPEEVTEEEIGMMMGGIRRE; encoded by the coding sequence ATGGAAGAAGTGCCGCTGATACAGATGAAGAACATTGTGAAAGTTTACTCTGATGGTACAAAGGCTCTGAAGGGTGTTGACTTTTCCGTTAAAAAGGGCGAGATTCATGGTCTGTTAGGTGAGAACGGAGCAGGTAAGACCACCCTCATGAAGATTCTCTCCGGCATGATAAAGCCCACTGAGGGTAAAATTTACATAAACGGTGAGGAAGTTCATTTTAAGAGCCCTGCAGATGCCTTGGAAAAGGGCATTGGTATCGTCCACCAGCACTTCACGCTTGTTGAGGTGTTTAACGCTCTTGAGAACATAATCCTCGGGATGGAGGGGCACAGTTTATTCTCGAAGATAGATGTGGTAAAAGCCACTGAAAAGCTCCAGAAGCTGATGGACGAGCTGAACTTCCAGGTTCCCCTTGATATTCCAGTTGAGAAGCTGCCCGTCGGTGTCCAGCAGAGGATTGAAATCCTCAAGATGCTCTTCAGGGATGTCGACATACTTATCCTCGACGAGCCGACGGCTGTTCTAACGCCGATAGAGGTCAAAGAGCTGTTCAGGGTTCTCAACCTGCTGAAGAGCCAGGGTAAGACGATAATCTTCATCAGCCACAAGCTTAAGGAGGTCATCGAGATAACTGACCGCGTTACCGTCCTCAGGAAGGGCGAGCTCATAGGAACCATAGACACCAAGAACGCAACGCCCCAGGTACTCGCCAAGATGATGGTTGGAAGGGAGGTCGTTCTCAGGGTGGAGAAGCCCCCCAAAGAGCCGGGAGCGCCTATTCTTAAGGTTGAGAACCTCTGGGTTAAGGGCGACAGAGGTGAGGACGCCGTTAAGGGTCTCTCCTTTGAGGTTCACGCCGGCGAAATATTTGGTATAGCCGGCGTTGAGGGCAACGGTCAGACCGAGCTTATAGATGCTATAACTGGTCTCAGAACGGTTGAGAGAGGAAAGATCATTCTAAACGGTAAGGACATCACAGACAGGCCACCGAGAGAGCTCTACGACCTCGGGCTGGCCCATATTCCAGAGGACAGAATAAACATGGGTCTCATCGTTGACATGAGCGTCGCCGAGAACTCGATCCTCGGCCTTCAGTGGAGGGAGAAATTCAAGGGACCGCTCAACTCGATAAGGTGGAACGCCGTCAGGGAGCACGCTAAAAAACTCGTTGAGCAGTTCGATGTAGTTGTTCCAGGTATAAACGCTCCAGCAAAGAGCCTGAGCGGTGGAAACCAGCAGAAGCTCATCGTTGCCAGAGAGGTAAGCAAGGAGCCTGTCTTGATAGTCGCATCCCAGCCTACAAGGGGTGTTGACGTTGCCTCCACTGAGTACATTAGGAACTACCTCGTCAAGCTCAGGAACGAGAACAAGGCCGTTCTGCTCGTTTCCGCCGACCTTGATGAGGTAACCCAGCTGAGCGACAGGATGGCCGTCATGTATGAGGGAGAGTTCATGGGCATCGTGAAGCCCGAGGAGGTCACAGAGGAAGAGATTGGAATGATGATGGGAGGGATCAGACGTGAATGA